A stretch of DNA from Patescibacteria group bacterium:
TTTTTCGCTGAATTTAAGGCTTTTTGATTTTTAACTTTTACTTTTGTCATATTTTTATATTAACTTTTATAAACCCCTTGTCTATGACCAATGCGAATAATGATGATTAATAAATACTTTTTGTAAATCTTATAAACTATTCTATACGGCCCAATGCGATACGAATAAAGCCCGTCTAATTGACCATCTAACTTCTTACCCAAAAATGGCTCCCTAGATATTATTGCCAATACTGCCAAAACTTTATTCTGATAATCTTGCGGTAGCTTATTAAGATCTTTTTCTGCCTTTTTTTTGAACTGTATTTTCCATTCCATATTTAATTTTTGATTTATCAGCCACGACAAAACCATGTTTGGCCATAACATCTTCTAATGTAGACCATTTTTTATATTCCCCGCTTTTTACTGCACTATCAGTTTCTTTTATATCTTTGTCCAAATCAGGAAATTCACGCATAACTTCCATAGTTTCTCTCCAAGAATCAAAATCTTCCGCAGACATTAAAACCGCCTTTGGTCTTCCTTTTTCAGTAAAAGTATAGTAATTATTTGGTTTTTGTACTTCTTCGGCAATATTAAAAATATCTTTCCGCGCATCGGAAATTGATAAAGTTGTTTTGGGATTCATATTTTTCTTTTTCATATTGATTTAATTGTTATATGTACATAATAGCGTACATTAATTCGCGTGTCAATTATATTAACTTATTTTCTTTAAAACTATCTTTTATCATTATCCCTCCGAAAGCGAGCAATCCTATCCATGACTCTCTTTTATCAATTTATGCTCCGCTTAATTGGCTATTCAATTCACGTTCAAGTGTCGCTGAAAAATCTCGTATAATCCCCTGCTGATCAATTGGCAAAAACGCTCCGAGTTCGTTTTTAAAATTAATTTTCTTCGCCTCTACAACAACATCATTTTTAATTAGGCCGAGTTTTTTCTTCTGCTCTAGAGAAAGCATGCCTTTGCGCATTATAATATAAAGGTCATAAAAATCCCGCGGTTTTTTACGTCCAAGTAACGCCCCAAAAATCTTTTCATCCACAATTTCTTTTTGTGGTAGATGAATAATTGTATATGTAGGCACAAAATTATTTGCAACACTGTCTACTTCGCCTATAACGCTCTGACCATTGCGAGATGATACATTTATTTCTACACTAACTGGCGGATATTCAAACATACGAAATGTAGCTACACCAAAATATCCACCACTTGTAGCACCAATTTTATCTCCTAATTCAACTTTAATACCAGCGCGCTCCATCTCCGCTAAAACATGGGCAAAAAGTCCCTCAATAAATGACTTAACCTCACTTTGAGCAACACCAAAAAGAGAAAAATCTAAGTCCTCTGAAAAACGCGGACTACCATAAACAATTTTTAGCG
This window harbors:
- a CDS encoding type II toxin-antitoxin system RelE/ParE family toxin, with amino-acid sequence MEWKIQFKKKAEKDLNKLPQDYQNKVLAVLAIISREPFLGKKLDGQLDGLYSYRIGPYRIVYKIYKKYLLIIIIRIGHRQGVYKS
- a CDS encoding type II toxin-antitoxin system Phd/YefM family antitoxin, which translates into the protein MKKKNMNPKTTLSISDARKDIFNIAEEVQKPNNYYTFTEKGRPKAVLMSAEDFDSWRETMEVMREFPDLDKDIKETDSAVKSGEYKKWSTLEDVMAKHGFVVADKSKIKYGMENTVQKKGRKRS
- a CDS encoding nucleotidyl transferase AbiEii/AbiGii toxin family protein, whose amino-acid sequence is MISIETFEKLGKQYQMGVFPNIVREYFQHIFLSELYKLPDAQKLLFKGGTALKIVYGSPRFSEDLDFSLFGVAQSEVKSFIEGLFAHVLAEMERAGIKVELGDKIGATSGGYFGVATFRMFEYPPVSVEINVSSRNGQSVIGEVDSVANNFVPTYTIIHLPQKEIVDEKIFGALLGRKKPRDFYDLYIIMRKGMLSLEQKKKLGLIKNDVVVEAKKINFKNELGAFLPIDQQGIIRDFSATLERELNSQLSGA